The window ATATGACCGCCTATGCGCCCTAGCAGCTGAGTAGCAGTGTCAATAACGTCTTTTTCCCGAAGATCGTAGGCTTCGTGCTGTGATCCGCTACCTGACACCAGAGTAGCTTAAGGTCTTGTATCAGGTAGTGGCGTCAAGTTTGCGGATGAATGCGCTGGTTCATCTGCTGCACCGAACAGGGGCAAGGATCGCTGAGGTACTAACCCTTGTTCTGGACACCATGAACCTGGACCAGCGAAAGTTTCAGGTGGTTGGCAAAGGCAATAAGCGGCGGTGGTGTTTTTACAGTAACGACGCGGCTCGGGTTCTGGAGCGATACCTAAAATACGAGCGACACTCGGGTTGCTCAGCCCTATTTACAGCCCAGCAGCCTTTCACGCTGGAGGTGAGCCGGATGAGCTATCGCACGGCCCACCAGGATTGGACGGATTTAATCGCCCAAAGTTCAAAGCTGGAGGGCATTCGGATGCATGACCTGCGCCATACCTTTGCTACTGAGCGAGTAGGCCTAATGAGCATCGAGGAATTGAGAGCGTTAATGGGGCACCAGAACATTCAAACAACCCTGCGCTATCAAAAGGTGACGTCACAGCGGGCCGAAACAGTCGCTCAAGCGGCACTTGCTGCATTAGCCAAAAGCTAGTTATGACCCACCAAAAGCTTTGGTAAGTATGTATAGCTATATAGCATTTAGCTACATTCGCTTCTACTGATGCACAGTATATACAGTACTTTGCATCAAGAAAGTGAGGCGAAAAAGGAGCGCATTCAAAAGCCGTAGTAAATGGATCCAGGCTGGATCGAAAACCATCATATTCTGGATATTCATGCATGTTGTTAAAAAAACAAACATGAGCGCCAGTATCCATAGTCCTTACTAAGGTGGATAAGTTACTGAAGGCACGACCATTCGCAGAAAGCATTGCAGCTTAAGATGCACCGCTAAAGCTTGATTAGCAAGGTGCTTATTCTCAAGGAGAAAGCCACCTGACGCTCGTACCGGTATTTTGGGGCTGTCTAATCTAATGTTTTAACTCGCTTTTGCTTCTTGCCCATAGACCTAAAGGGCATTCCACAGTGGTGGCATTCACCTTTCTTCCAAAGGGATGGGATTTGGAAAGGTTTCTTGCAGCAAGGACACTTATTCAAAAGCTGTAGGTGGTGGCGATCGCATACTGGAGTCTCTGCCTTATATTGCCAATCCATGCGATGGCAAGGAACTTCGGAATAGCAAGCCCCACAAAGCAAGATAGGTCTAGGCTGCATAGATCTGCCTTTCTGAGGCAGCATTGCTTCCAGTAGGGTAAAATCCATTCTGCATAAAGCGGCAAGCATCTCCAGCGATTCGTTTTCAGGAAAAGGATTAAAGTAAAGCTTCTCCCAACGGGAAACAGCCGCACCTACCCCAATCAATTGTCCGAGGGCATATCCCGATGGCAGAGTATTAGCTTTAAGGTGACGAAGACGTCCAAGAAAATGGCTTATGCTTTCATTTTTGTAGGGCTGTACAGGAACCAGCCTTGGTAAAGAATCAAAATCTCTGCATCTCGTCAACTTACCACCTCTACCTTATCCCTCTTCTCAGAGTAAATACTTCTTTCCGTATCGCTCAGTTATTTTCAGCAAAATTTCTGGATCAACTTTTCTGTGCCCACTTTTCAGAGAGTGGAGAACGGCCTTAGTTAAAATTTTAATGAGAGAGCCCATTCTAGCTCCGGTACTAGAAGCCAGAGTCGCAAATAAGTCACCTTCCAGGTTAGATTCTTCAGGTAACGCGAGAATATCTAATTCTATAGTGCGCAATGTCATCTTAAAGTCATCTTCTTCAAGTTTATCAAACTCAAAGAGAGATGGAAAAGTAGAAAAGAGATCATATGAATCTAAACTGTTATCAAGCTCACTACTGCCGACCAAAGCGATAGGGACGCCCGACTCCTCGTGAAGTTGCTTCAGATCTAAAAAAGCTTCTTTCTGCAAGTTTTCTGCATTATCAATAATGATTAGCTCAACGCCAAAAGGCTCAATACAACCTACCAGCCGAGGTCGCAAATCTTGCCGTTTACCTTTGGAGGCTGCATGATTAACATCTTTCAATATCTGAGAGAATAATCTCTTAGAACTTGAGTTTGACCATGCCTTAATGCAAGAGACTCGTTTGTAATCTTCCTCTCGGTAACACGACGATGAGCGGCTTTTCCCTGTATCCCGGGGGCCAATTACCCGCCCACATTGCTTGACCAAGCGAAGTTCATCGAGCCATCTGAAATATTGAGATGCTCGGTGTGTGGGGATAAATGCCGTTCTAAATAGCTCCTCAATCTCCGCAGTCTTAGCAAGAAAATCGGTTATATCGAGGGCTGAGGGCAGCACCTCTACAGGGACATGTGTTACGAGCTGCGAGTTTGTCATGTTACCAGATCTTCTTTAGCTTTTTATCTTTGGGAATAATTAGTCTGTGACGCTTGCCTTCGTTTATGTCTCTTTTTTCACTAGCCTCAGGGATGGCAGATGTTTTATTGACTTGAGAAGTCTGCATAGCCTGAGCTGGTTTATCCTGAGAATAATCAATGCGTTCAGGCAGAAGCTCAGGCAGGCTTGCAGCGTTAGAAGACTTAGTCTTGCGCGCCTTTCTTAGCTCAACTACTTTTGAATTCTTTTTTCCTTTTTCTCTTAACTTTTTCTGTTCTGAACGCTGCTGCTGTTTTTTATCCTGCTTTCGTTCCTCAACCAGATTTTTGCGTTTGTCTAAAGCTAGTAAGGCATCATAATTTGAATGGCTGCGCTCAGCTTTATTCCTCTCTACATTTAGCTGCTCTAACTCGTACAAGCTCAAATCCTGCATATCCATGTTGATAGCATGAGCATGACCAATAAATTCCTCATCTGGGCTATAGACAAGCATAGTCAGCACATGATCAGGATCATAATGGAGAGTAACGAATTTGCCCTCCCACGACCTTAACTCCTCACAACGATAGAAGAAATTTTTGAACCTAACAGTTCCGTGTTCCTGGACAGTTACGTGTACCTCCTTCATTAGACAAAGATCAAGCTCTCGCTCATCGAGAGGATCTGGCAGTTTGTTTCCCATGCCTATGAACCAACGTTCATAGCGAGTAACACGTTTGTCGTTAGGATAAGGCTGATGGTTATAATCGTCGCAAAAATAACCTGCTAACATTTTGTCCAGATCATCTATGGTCAAGCAAGCTGCTTTTTCTGCCTTCTCTATTTGCTCTTTGTTTGCCCTGTTTGGTTGATATCCCGGCAAGGCCTCTAAGAACTGCGTATTAATCGTTTTGAATAGTCGCTCAACAATTCCTCCTTGGTTGGGCCTATCTCGCAATTCACACTGAAATCCCAATTTTTTCCCAAGAGCTTTAATATGTTTTGAAGCACTTAAGTCTTTGCCGCCATCCGTGAAGAAATATTGTAGAGGAGGAC is drawn from Leptolyngbya subtilissima AS-A7 and contains these coding sequences:
- a CDS encoding tyrosine-type recombinase/integrase, producing the protein MASSLRMNALVHLLHRTGARIAEVLTLVLDTMNLDQRKFQVVGKGNKRRWCFYSNDAARVLERYLKYERHSGCSALFTAQQPFTLEVSRMSYRTAHQDWTDLIAQSSKLEGIRMHDLRHTFATERVGLMSIEELRALMGHQNIQTTLRYQKVTSQRAETVAQAALAALAKS
- a CDS encoding AAA family ATPase, encoding MTNSQLVTHVPVEVLPSALDITDFLAKTAEIEELFRTAFIPTHRASQYFRWLDELRLVKQCGRVIGPRDTGKSRSSSCYREEDYKRVSCIKAWSNSSSKRLFSQILKDVNHAASKGKRQDLRPRLVGCIEPFGVELIIIDNAENLQKEAFLDLKQLHEESGVPIALVGSSELDNSLDSYDLFSTFPSLFEFDKLEEDDFKMTLRTIELDILALPEESNLEGDLFATLASSTGARMGSLIKILTKAVLHSLKSGHRKVDPEILLKITERYGKKYLL
- a CDS encoding Mu transposase C-terminal domain-containing protein; the protein is MDGSQFEVTDPDSQSLDEVLLSDQAFSTDPSRVLVETSDSHRLRYRLAEWLAESPNRKVKSDRKKKVAETLQISIRQVERLLNHYLEDKLQEDGGVQRVDKGTYRVDKYWQDYISGVYEKSLKEKHPLKPADIVREVQRHALIDQKKEEGDYPHPATVYRILKPLIEQQRRKKKIRNPGSGSWLVVETRNGQSLRANFSNQIIQCDHTKLDIRIIGIDGITLQWRPWLTTVVDTFSGCLIGYHLWHKQPGAYEVGLALRNAILPKDYPTEYELKKEWNIYGPPLQYFFTDGGKDLSASKHIKALGKKLGFQCELRDRPNQGGIVERLFKTINTQFLEALPGYQPNRANKEQIEKAEKAACLTIDDLDKMLAGYFCDDYNHQPYPNDKRVTRYERWFIGMGNKLPDPLDERELDLCLMKEVHVTVQEHGTVRFKNFFYRCEELRSWEGKFVTLHYDPDHVLTMLVYSPDEEFIGHAHAINMDMQDLSLYELEQLNVERNKAERSHSNYDALLALDKRKNLVEERKQDKKQQQRSEQKKLREKGKKNSKVVELRKARKTKSSNAASLPELLPERIDYSQDKPAQAMQTSQVNKTSAIPEASEKRDINEGKRHRLIIPKDKKLKKIW